The genomic window taagtaaattatgaacacatttgacatgtcatttgggttaccattctcaaaaaaataggtgattcaaaaagcaaacgctatatggcccacccgttaTCGAAGCATCCGAGAGATGCTAAAATGCTTGGTGCCCTAAACATCATCAGccgatttttttttgcggatGAGGAGGTTTAAAATgtctaatgcatcatcaaagctgccgtcgcagCAATAGTATGTCCGGAGACTAAAAAACTCCCCCTCGTTTTGAACTGCTTTTGGCTTACTTCAGAGCGGCGTTCCATCTTTCTCATTACAAGGTCTACGCTTGTATGCCTGCATTCAGGTCTCGCTTTTTGATCTAAGTTTTCTCATCTTGTtgattacattttcagtggttaggttaggttaggttgaggcGTTTGTCCACTGTAGGATACAGGCTCATGACCctttgtgatgccgcgtggggaactagccCTTATTCCTCCTGAAACCAATGTGCACTTTTCAAGAGTGCCCtaagatccttaatttcgacagagccgagatcttctaattcattaaagaaatgtccgcccaaaatggcgagtctacgtttggatagagcaggacagtgacaccgaaggtgcgggatcgtctcttcctctttatcgtctagacaacttctgcagaagtcatgtgtttgcaggTCGTGCCTCTTAATGGTTATGTGACCGACTGCCTACTCCAGCGTTCGACGTTCTTGCTCCCTTGTGCATGAGTTGGAAAAAGGCCCCGAAAGCACTTGGGTTGTATAGGAATTGACTTTACCGAAGTTCCTGCTGTACCACATAGCGACGTCTATTATTAGCCtggccgtccatctgccacgtGCTTCGTTTCTCTAGCGGTCTTGCCATCTATCCCTATCGTTTCGTCCTGTATTTGGCGCTGCGCTTGCTTACTTCTTCTTCCATCCTCTGGTTCTTTAATGCCCATAACTTTTTCTTCTCAAAGGCTAGTATAGTATATCTATCGGTATTGAACAACTCTCAGAGTTGCTGTTTCGTCAGCCGATTTTGAGTGCGACaggttaagaaaatttaaatatccatACAAAGCGATATTTACGCCTGCTCGTTCCTGTTCGGAAAGTAGGCGTACATCTTCCACTTTTTGAACATACTTATGGTAACTATGAAGTGTTCAATAGTTCTATgtatgtaggttaggttagccaggttgtcTGTCTAAGACACTCGGTGGCTCTAAGGCaattgcatttgatttccatcccctaactaagttatttaagccacttagatctttttaagaagataaGCAGTCCCTCCAGtgcgacattttgcaaatttcccaggtctgcaaagaaataatcgcctaGATATTTGGTActgcttctttgaagtgcaggacattcaaaGAGGAGGTGTTGTgtcgactcaatttcttctttatcTCCACAATTCATGCAGAAGTAAtggtgaggtacacccattctactgccTAGAGTgcaaatagtgcagtgacccgttataacaccagTGAGGACGAAGGTAGTTGAtctgaatccaagcagacatttttttttcttaagattcagttttggccagagcgttttggagaccctgcagttagtaggcAGTGACCCCCGTCTATAAGTTTCCGCGATTACACTCAAGTCAATCGCTGTGTACAGCtcatttagaggaatgcttatgtcctctaccactcgctgaaggtccagTTCaaagcctttccttgcacacttatccgctctttcatttccctccactctaGAGTGACCGAGAACCgaacaaagtgtggtgttgtgttaTTGGGTAAGCGAGAATGACCTCCTGCACTCTTTAACACATCTTAAATTGTGTTCACTTTCGCAATATGCTGTAGCTTTATTTGATAAGCGAACTTGTTCATGAAACCTTTGCCGTGGTGAAGACTATCTCTCCGGCCATATGTGTTTCGTATCCCTACGTCTACGCGGCTGAGCTGTTCTGCTGTCGGTTTCGCTTCCCTCCAAGCTGTTGCAGCTGTCTGTACGGTTTTGTCGCGGCTTTGTTTTCCCTGGTTCAATGATGCGTAAAAAACGCGTGCCGAGTATGATGACGGCaatgatcgctgcttgactataaACGAAAAGGTTTGCTGGAGGAAAGTCCAttagtcttatcgtttttgctgttttatctATAACGTAGATCTAAGCTTGAAAGACGCTACACCGGGAGTATGCAAGTCTAATCGAGCAATTTAAGGATAATTGTTCCGAGTACACTCCTAATCCAATGCCAATGTTTATCTTTAGCCGTCAATATAAATACGGTGACGATAAAACATCTATGTCAATTTCGAACTGAACAAAAATTACTCATTACAAAGGATTTAATGGGTTTAAGtgttccataaaaatatttatattaattattattattataaaatatttatcctAAATTAATCATTATTATTAAGGATTTTTGAGAAACTTGAGCAGTTAATTACTTCTTAATTTACTTTTCTAGCTCACACTTAGCATCAGCTCCAGCGAATCGGAGTACTGTGATGATGACGAAGAGGTTCCTATATGTAAGCTCactaaatgtaaaataaaaaattcaaagtgaaCTAACTCAAGTCTGTTCAATACCTTTTGCAATGTTACAGTTGACGATACTATCGATTACACTCAAATTGATTATGAGTTTCGTCGCATTAAGGCGCGTCGAGCGCATGAAGAGATCATATCAGGACGATTTCGATATCCAAACTTAGCACCAAGTAAGAATTgcattgatttttataaaatgcgTAGTAACGCCTCTCCATTTCTTATAGGACCCCGTTTAGAGGCCACACGCATCAGCGCACGCGACAAAGTACGACGTTCCGCTTCGAGTTCCTCAACCTCCAGCTCCACATCATCTTCGAATACACCACCCATCACTCGTTCGCACGTAAGCAGCACTACGCGTTCCAATTCTATAGAGTCACGCCATTCTGGTGGCTATGGACGACCCGGACGTGCTATACCGGGCGCTCGACGCAGTGAACTCGACATACAAAGAGACTTGTCGCGCATAACCGACTTGCTAAGTGTAAATGCTGGCGCTGCCGCGGGTACAAGCGCTACTGGTGCGCCACATATCGATGTGCAACCACCATCCGATCGAGAATGCGCCAACAACTCCGCCGAGCATCGCAATCATCCGACGCATTTACACATGGATATACCAGCCACGACACAGTCAGGCACAAGTATGGTGGTGCCACCGCGCAGTCGTAACTCGAATAGCAGCACGGTGACTAGTTTGCGCGACGATCCCGATGTGCAATTTAGTCCGAGCATCGAGTCCACAGATTGGCGCAATTTTATACGCTCTGAGTCGCAAAATTCGGTACCATCGTGGGCGTCCTCCATCAGTTTGGATTGCCGTGTGGGTGAGGAACCGGTGAAGGAATTCATGAAACGTTTCACTGAGGTGCTTTTTACGAACGCTTCGGCAATTGGACTGGAATTGAAGGCGGAATTTGGCGCGCTGGCGCGTATCGATGCGGGGCGGCAATGGTTCACGCGTTTCCTGCTTGAGCAGAAAACTAAATCGAAGCGTGTCGATGAGGTGACTTTCCATTCGCTGGTACAGTATTTCGCCATTGTCTTGTTCGAGTGCGGTGAATGTGAGGACTTTGCACCGGCGGCGATAATTATgaatgtttgttttattttctatcaTGACAGTGAGTATATGCGCCTGTGCCACTATATAAACTAATACGAGCATAATCATTGCAGTTGAAGTTCCTGGCTGTGATCCGTATCGTGAGTACCTCTTCACTTATATGAGACGGCAGCCGATTTGGTATAGCCAACGCTTTTGGGGTGCCGCTTGCTTCGAGGCTGTGCAGAGTGAACGTGAGCATCGTTTGAACCTGCGTAAGCGACGTGCGGAGAAGAAGCGACGAAATAAAGCGCAATTCGCAGCAAAGACTGCGGATGAGTCCATTGTGAAAGAGACGCCGCTAGCAGATGCATCGAATGCAAACAAGGCGCCGGCGGACGTTGCTAGTGCTTGTGTAGTTGTAGAAGGGGAAGTCGGCTCCACGTCCAGTTCCTCAAATCATGGCAATATTGTGGCCTTAAAGGTGCAGTCGGTTAGGAAATCTGCTTCGCAGGCAAGTGCTGAAGTCACTTCTGCAATCGGTAGCACCGGTGCTTCGGCGGAGACGACAGCATTGGTGGGCGGTTCGAGCTCTGCAGTGGTCGTCgaaaagcagcaacaactcgATCCGCACTCCATAGAGAATATTGTGTTTCGACAACTGGGGtaaggcaaagaaaaaaaaaaaataaagtcattTTGAAAGtcgcttacatttttttaaaatactacttcaacaaattattacatttttccagGGCCTTTAGTTGCAATATGCACTCATTGGGCCTACCTCAAGATATGTGcctagattttttgaaaaaacaatcgGCAACGGCAAGCCATACTTTATCAAAGGGTGCGTATAGTTGActtccttttttaaattattcacgATTGCGTTTCTGCCAAAAAAATGTTGCCTCCACTTTTTAAGTGCTCAATTCTAAAATAGGTGAAGTCTGGCGAGTAAAATCTATGCTCGCTTCTAAAAATCTTACACTCAACAAGAGAAAAGGGTGCGAATTTTCTACTTTGAGAAGCTTTGTTAGGGGTTGCCTTAAAAATCTAAACTACTTGAGCCATACATTTTAGGGAACCCGTGCGTCTGACAAAGATAGATACTTACTCGCTGTGCTTCGTGCTCTTTTCTGAGTAGCCAAAAACATGCCAATTTACAAGTTTGAGTGCAATATTGATCAATTTGTGCACTGTAGAAGGGCAACATTTTTTCGTAGAAACGGAACGAAAACagtatgaaatgaaaaatttctaaTCTTTTCAGAGAAAACCAAGCTCATCAAGGACAACATAATGCGCATGTACCATGAAACCGATTCGTGGGGTGCGAAAGAGTCCTGAGCTGTTTTCCCCGCCCACTTTAAGACATAACTCCAACTTTCAAGTAGTTAGTTAAAtggtattaaaattaatattaaaaataaaatattatagaaaatgttgtaATTAAAATAGAGTTGTACTGTTAATGAGCGAAGAAAGTATGCACGTTAGGGATGtccttatttagttttatttgtaatttttaattaattaattattttaatttttatgttaattttagtTCTGATTTTATGTTTAATTATAGTTTTCAGATTTCTTTGTTgtagtttaaatttaaatgagttTAAATCCAATTTCAGTTTcggttttaatttaaatttttctaacttCATTTtagttaacttaacttaaattttagttttaattttattttgaatctcagtttcaattttaattttttagttttaattttaatcttaatttcattttatatttttcgttttgatattaatttcagtattgtttttaatcttaattttaatttcaataatttgtccagttattttaatttaaattttcattgagttttagtttaaggggttataaaCCTTGTTAGCCCGAAAAAAAtagacgattgtcataatttttttttaatatgttttagaaccTTTACTgatgaggcatatatcatactgaagggtaactctcgaagaatacattttggtgtttttattttaaaaatatgttattatttattgttgatatcgccccttcCCCGAAACGCCATTGtttagcgcatgagcagctcaactgaaatcaaaaaaattaaataattattgtagaaaaatgttttttagtgaatctgaacggtttatttacccaaaaaaaaaattttttttgatatgaaaaccgctttacaccaaaaaaacgatttttgaggggttgaaaaattaaaaaaaaaattaattcattaatttaaaaatatttatataaagtgaaccgttcagattcacgacgttgtaacttcgaataattaaaaaataagtttttgcaAATCGgtcatatagtttttttttgataaataatgatcaccgcgaccttaattttcaaaacgacttcgagataatcgcgtctaaagttttgcgtgcacttcatttatggataatttttccgcttccacggtctgtaactttcgttctagtgctccgatctttatgattttttgaatttatatgtttaagatgatgtacttttagaatgtgccataaaaaaatttccgcttttttagtccaacacaaatttaatttaaaatccagTTGTACTATAGTATTAGGTTTAGTCGCTAGTGCAATTCTTATTTGAACTTTTCAGTTAAAAttaatactaaattaaaaaggaaaaataaaattaagtacctttaatcttaatttaattttcctttttttatttaattttaattccaaaattattcacattttaattttaatttttatttttattagttataatattgaattattactaattttaattttaattttaattttggattaaatttaatttaaggtctaagttttaattttatttttaatcttaattttatttttagttttaaaattaattgtagttttaattttatttaaattttggttttaattataatttagtttttatttttaattttatttgtgatattaatttgatatattaaacattttttttttaatttaaatttcagtccatattattatgtatttattatttagaattaattttaattttgttttatttttattttttttttagtagtaattggcgtgataaccgcttacgcgattttggccgagtttaacaaagtcgtttctttctcgtgctaaccggcgccaattggacacaccaagtcaagccaagtccttctccaccttatGTTTCCAACTCAGAAAAggccttcctctactaccaccagctggtaccgcatcgaata from Anastrepha ludens isolate Willacy chromosome 5, idAnaLude1.1, whole genome shotgun sequence includes these protein-coding regions:
- the LOC128864944 gene encoding uncharacterized protein LOC128864944 — its product is MQKSNNNNIHNDQKKMVDLNTCPPTPPGGERFKIKSFMGRTPGIGILKSKFLTVLGNSNELLNGISNKLTLSISSSESEYCDDDEEVPIFDDTIDYTQIDYEFRRIKARRAHEEIISGRFRYPNLAPRPRLEATRISARDKVRRSASSSSTSSSTSSSNTPPITRSHVSSTTRSNSIESRHSGGYGRPGRAIPGARRSELDIQRDLSRITDLLSVNAGAAAGTSATGAPHIDVQPPSDRECANNSAEHRNHPTHLHMDIPATTQSGTSMVVPPRSRNSNSSTVTSLRDDPDVQFSPSIESTDWRNFIRSESQNSVPSWASSISLDCRVGEEPVKEFMKRFTEVLFTNASAIGLELKAEFGALARIDAGRQWFTRFLLEQKTKSKRVDEVTFHSLVQYFAIVLFECGECEDFAPAAIIMNVCFIFYHDIEVPGCDPYREYLFTYMRRQPIWYSQRFWGAACFEAVQSEREHRLNLRKRRAEKKRRNKAQFAAKTADESIVKETPLADASNANKAPADVASACVVVEGEVGSTSSSSNHGNIVALKVQSVRKSASQASAEVTSAIGSTGASAETTALVGGSSSAVVVEKQQQLDPHSIENIVFRQLGAFSCNMHSLGLPQDMCLDFLKKQSATASHTLSKEKTKLIKDNIMRMYHETDSWGAKES